In Numida meleagris isolate 19003 breed g44 Domestic line chromosome 3, NumMel1.0, whole genome shotgun sequence, the following are encoded in one genomic region:
- the ABHD12 gene encoding monoacylglycerol lipase ABHD12 has translation MRKRNESVTVEHERAAAAPAPLDKGCSLRHSLRLPAADTGMKRPLGRRHGLWFRLRRLIIWLLGVYIAIPFLVKLCPAIQAKLVFLNFVRVPYFIDLKRPQDQGLNHTCNYYLQPEEDVTIGVWHTVPAALWKNARGKDQLWFEDALGSSHPVILYLHGNAGTRGGDHRVELYKVLSSLGYHVVTFDYRGWGDSVGSPSERGMTYDALHVFDWIKARSGDNPVYIWGHSLGTGVATNLVRRLCERETPPEALILESPFTNIREEARSHPFSVIYRYFPGFDWFFLDPITTSGIKFANDENVKYISCSLLILHAEDDPVVPFHLGKKLYNIAATSRSFRDYKVQFVPFHTDLGYRHKYIYRSPELPRILREFLGIPEHEHHH, from the exons ATGAGGAAGCGCAACGAGTCGGTCACGGTGGAGCATGAgcgcgccgccgccgcgcccgCGCCTCTTGACAAGGGCTGCAGCCTGAGGCACAGCCTGCGCCTGCCCGCCGCCGACACGGGCATGAAGCGACCGCTCGGCAG GCGCCATGGGTTATGGTTCCGATTGCGGAGGTTGATAATCTGGCTGCTGGGAGTGTACATAGCCATTCCATTTCTAGTAAAACTTTGCCCTGCTATCCAGGCGAAGCTGGTCTTCCTAAACTTTG tgaggGTCCCCTATTTCATTGACTTGAAAAGACCACAAGATCAAGGTTTAAACCACACCTGTAATTATTACCTTCAGCCAGAGGAGGATGTAACCATTGGAGTCTG GCATACGGTCCCTGCAGCCTTATGGAAGAATGCCCGTGGGAAGGACCAGTTGTGGTTTGAAGATGCTTTGGGTTCCAGCCATCCCGTGATCCTTTACTTGCACGGCAATGCGGGAACAAG AGGAGGGGATCACCGTGTGGAGCTTTATAAG GTCCTCAGCTCCCTTGGGTACCACGTGGTCACGTTTGATTATCGAG GCTGGGGTGATTCCGTAGGCAGCCCGTCGGAGAGGGGAATGACCTACGATGCCCTCCATGTCTTTGACTGGATAAAAGCAAGAAGTGGAGACAACCCTGTCTATATATGGGGACACTCCTTGGGCACAGG GGTCGCAACAAATCTAGTGAGGCGCCTTTGCGAGAGAG AAACGCCCCCGGAAGCCCTGATACTGGAATCTCCGTTCACCAACATACGGGAGGAGGCACGAAGTCATCCCTTTTCTGTG atatACAGATACTTCCCTGGGTTTGACTGGTTCTTCCTTGACCCCATCACGACAAGTGGAATTAAATTTGCAAATGATGAGAA TGTGAAGTACAtttcctgctccctgctcatCCTTCATGCTGAGGATGACCCGGTGGTACCGTTTCATCTGGGAAAGAAG CTTTACAACATCGCTGCGACGTCGCGGAGTTTCCGAGACTACAAGGTGCAGTTTGTCCCATTCCACACAGACCTCGGCTATCGGCACAAGTACATCTACAGGAGTCCAGAGCTACCTCGAATACTGCG GGAATTCCTGGGAATACCTGAACATGAGCATCATCACTGA